From the Rhodococcus sp. NBC_00297 genome, one window contains:
- a CDS encoding DUF6912 family protein, whose translation MRVFVPATMRMLQTLVDEGEFSPISRTAFAVTPTLREAYVSGDDDELADVALREAARASLRLIGGEPELDSDDDGDADEVADATPSFRRVVIAADVDPVTLRPDLDDAVVRLPAPLALTEVAAVHVDLAAAESAVSAAVAAVDAADLGDPDAEFVLGDVEDHELAWYAPQEIPFLLELL comes from the coding sequence GTGAGGGTGTTCGTTCCGGCGACCATGCGGATGTTGCAGACACTGGTGGACGAGGGTGAGTTCTCGCCGATCAGTCGGACGGCCTTCGCCGTGACGCCGACGTTGCGGGAGGCGTACGTCTCCGGTGACGACGACGAGTTGGCCGACGTCGCGCTGCGGGAGGCCGCGCGGGCGTCGCTGCGCCTGATCGGCGGTGAGCCGGAACTCGACTCAGACGATGACGGGGACGCCGACGAGGTCGCCGACGCCACTCCGAGCTTCCGCCGCGTCGTCATCGCCGCCGACGTCGATCCGGTGACCCTGCGTCCCGATCTCGATGACGCCGTGGTCCGCCTGCCGGCACCGCTCGCCCTGACGGAGGTGGCGGCGGTCCACGTCGATCTCGCGGCGGCCGAGTCCGCCGTGAGCGCCGCTGTCGCCGCGGTGGACGCGGCCGACCTGGGGGATCCCGACGCCGAGTTCGTGCTGGGCGACGTCGAGGATCACGAACTCGCCTGGTACGCACCGCAGGAGATACCGTTTCTCCTGGAACTGCTCTGA
- a CDS encoding fatty acid desaturase family protein: MAITDILEFAHLTDEDIESLGRELDAIRRDVEDTRGRKDAEYIRRTIALQRALEVGGRLAIMGSRWRSAALVGAGLLAASKIIENMELGHNVSHGQWDWMNDPEIHSTSWEWDQTGPSAHWKRAHNYSHHTYTNIVGMDHDVGFGILRMTRDEKWRPRNLVQPLGNLVLALTFEWGIALHDLDAAKLEAGVPATQLLSEPNKEFARKVASQVGKDFVLFPLLAGPAWRRALGANLTANVVRNLWAYAVIFCGHFPDGAEKFTMGQFETETHEEWYLRQMLGSANFTAGPTMAFMSGNLCYQIEHHLFPDLPSNRYAEVAVRVRALCDKYDLPYTTGNLATQYWKALRTIFKLSLPDQLLRRTSDDAPETSSERRFQSSGSSVVDRVRFDPVTGRKRGLRSALHEARLEARQAVKRVTDTTA; this comes from the coding sequence ATGGCCATCACGGACATCTTGGAGTTCGCACATCTGACCGACGAGGACATCGAGTCCCTCGGTCGTGAACTCGATGCCATCCGTCGGGACGTCGAGGACACCCGAGGACGCAAGGACGCGGAGTACATCCGCCGCACCATCGCGCTGCAGCGCGCGCTCGAGGTCGGCGGACGGCTCGCGATCATGGGTTCCCGCTGGCGCTCGGCCGCGCTGGTGGGCGCAGGTCTGCTGGCGGCCAGCAAGATCATCGAGAACATGGAGTTGGGCCACAACGTCTCTCACGGTCAGTGGGACTGGATGAACGATCCGGAGATCCACTCCACCTCGTGGGAGTGGGACCAGACCGGTCCGTCCGCGCACTGGAAGCGTGCGCACAACTACTCGCATCACACGTACACCAACATCGTCGGCATGGACCACGACGTGGGCTTCGGGATCCTCCGGATGACCCGCGACGAGAAGTGGCGGCCACGCAACCTGGTGCAGCCCCTGGGCAACCTGGTGCTGGCACTGACGTTCGAGTGGGGCATCGCTCTGCACGACCTGGACGCGGCGAAGCTCGAGGCCGGTGTTCCCGCGACGCAGCTGCTCTCGGAGCCGAACAAGGAGTTCGCTCGGAAGGTCGCGTCGCAGGTCGGCAAGGATTTCGTGCTCTTCCCGCTGCTCGCGGGTCCGGCGTGGCGTCGTGCACTCGGGGCGAACCTCACCGCCAACGTGGTGCGGAACCTGTGGGCGTACGCCGTGATCTTCTGCGGTCACTTCCCGGACGGCGCCGAGAAGTTCACGATGGGCCAGTTCGAGACGGAGACCCACGAGGAGTGGTACCTCCGGCAGATGCTCGGCAGCGCCAACTTCACGGCCGGCCCCACGATGGCGTTCATGAGCGGCAACCTCTGCTACCAGATCGAGCATCACCTGTTCCCGGACCTGCCGAGCAACCGGTACGCCGAGGTGGCCGTCCGGGTGCGCGCCCTGTGCGACAAGTACGACCTGCCGTACACCACCGGCAACCTGGCGACCCAGTACTGGAAGGCGCTGCGCACCATCTTCAAGCTGTCGCTGCCCGACCAGCTGCTTCGTCGCACGTCGGACGATGCGCCGGAGACCAGTTCGGAGCGCCGTTTCCAGAGCTCCGGCTCCTCCGTCGTGGACCGGGTGCGGTTCGATCCGGTCACCGGTCGCAAGCGCGGACTGCGGTCGGCCCTGCACGAGGCGCGGCTCGAGGCGCGTCAGGCAGTGAAGCGGGTCACAGATACGACGGCGTAA
- the rsgA gene encoding ribosome small subunit-dependent GTPase A gives MYDESDVRVRPGKGTRPRTKTRPTHADASDAMVVSVDRGRWGCVIDNDPERLVVAMRARELGRTPIVVGDAVGIVGDVSGRVDALARIVRVDERRTVLRRTADDTDPYERVVVANADQLLIVVALADPPPRSGFVERAMVAAFVGGLRPVLCLTKDDLASSDEFAAVFADLDVPVVLVGRDRPLDELLAMITGKSSALIGHSGVGKSTLVNRLVPEAHRAVGIVSGVGKGRHTSTQSVSLHLPGGGWVIDTPGIRSFGLAHISPEDVVAAFSDLAVTIEDCPRGCTHLGPPADPECALDTLTGQQANRVAAVRLLLVAVMSNDSY, from the coding sequence GTGTACGACGAGTCGGACGTCCGCGTCCGGCCGGGCAAGGGCACGCGCCCACGAACGAAGACCCGGCCCACCCACGCCGACGCCTCGGACGCGATGGTGGTGTCGGTGGATCGCGGCCGGTGGGGCTGCGTGATCGACAATGATCCAGAGCGCCTCGTGGTCGCCATGCGAGCGCGCGAGCTGGGCCGGACCCCGATCGTCGTCGGTGACGCGGTGGGCATCGTCGGCGACGTCTCGGGACGCGTCGACGCCCTGGCCCGCATCGTCCGCGTGGACGAACGACGAACGGTGCTGCGGCGCACCGCCGACGACACGGATCCGTACGAGCGTGTCGTGGTGGCCAACGCGGACCAGCTGCTGATCGTGGTGGCGTTGGCCGACCCGCCACCCCGCTCGGGCTTCGTCGAGCGCGCGATGGTGGCAGCGTTCGTGGGTGGTCTCCGACCCGTGCTGTGTCTGACGAAGGACGACTTGGCGTCGTCCGACGAGTTCGCCGCCGTCTTCGCCGACCTCGACGTGCCGGTGGTGCTGGTGGGCCGGGACCGTCCGCTGGACGAGCTCCTGGCGATGATCACTGGGAAGTCGTCCGCGCTGATCGGCCACTCGGGGGTGGGCAAGTCGACCTTGGTGAACCGGCTGGTGCCGGAGGCACATCGCGCCGTCGGCATCGTCTCCGGCGTCGGCAAGGGACGGCACACGTCGACTCAGTCGGTGTCGCTGCATCTTCCGGGTGGAGGCTGGGTCATCGACACTCCCGGTATCCGGTCCTTCGGGCTGGCCCACATCTCGCCGGAGGATGTCGTCGCGGCGTTCTCGGACCTCGCCGTCACCATCGAGGACTGCCCGCGCGGCTGCACACACCTCGGGCCGCCGGCCGACCCGGAGTGCGCTCTGGACACCCTGACAGGACAGCAGGCGAACCGCGTCGCCGCGGTTCGCCTGCTGTTGGTGGCCGTGATGTCGAACGACTCCTACTGA
- a CDS encoding Rv3235 family protein yields MTSEVVHVARLPRSEPPEVGATSTRARPTTRSAGRALSSPRPGPHSGRSTSRPTRPVVGPSEADARTAAAARHVADRVLRLTLEVVDRRRPAASLRAVLSPAMVGMATALSTAAVPGRTLGVAVVRTVHVRAGGPVPDGAGHGDVEVFGTYSRGDRVFAVAARLTARHNTTGPAWVLTSLRLS; encoded by the coding sequence ATGACATCGGAGGTCGTTCACGTGGCGCGGTTGCCGAGATCCGAGCCACCCGAGGTCGGCGCGACTTCCACGCGTGCACGCCCGACGACCCGGTCCGCGGGCCGAGCGCTCTCGTCGCCGCGCCCCGGCCCGCACTCGGGACGATCGACCTCGCGACCGACCCGGCCCGTCGTCGGACCGTCGGAGGCCGACGCGCGCACCGCCGCCGCGGCGCGGCACGTCGCCGATCGCGTCCTGCGTCTGACACTCGAGGTGGTGGACCGCCGCCGACCCGCGGCGTCCCTGCGCGCGGTGCTGTCACCGGCCATGGTCGGAATGGCGACGGCCCTGTCGACGGCGGCCGTGCCGGGCCGAACACTCGGTGTCGCCGTCGTCCGGACCGTGCACGTGCGCGCCGGCGGTCCGGTGCCAGACGGCGCCGGGCACGGCGACGTCGAGGTCTTCGGCACCTACTCGCGTGGTGACCGCGTGTTCGCCGTCGCGGCACGACTGACGGCACGGCACAACACCACCGGTCCGGCCTGGGTGCTCACGAGCCTGCGCCTGTCCTGA
- a CDS encoding fatty acid desaturase family protein, with product MAISDVKEYAHLTEADVEALGHELDALRREIEESRGEKDARYIRNTIRFQRSLEALGRTTMLASNHRAAWWAGSAMLGVSKIVENMELGHNVMHGQWDWMNDPEIHSTSWEWDNTGPSEHWKQTHNYIHHKYTNVLGMDDDVGYGLIRVTRDRKWVPFNAGNLVYNTLLMLLFEYGVAVQHLELGKAVKGRVPKEETRRKLKEVGDKVGRQMLKDYAITPAITSLSPAASYRKTLTANIMANVIRNIWTNAVIFCGHFPDGAEKFTRHDLQDETQGQWYLRQMLGSANFHAGPTLAFMSGNLCYQIEHHVFPDLPSNRLAAISVRVRELCEKYDLPYTTGPFLAQYGKSWRTIAKLSLPDKYLKATADDAPETASERKFGGNVTSTVDPVTGRRSGLLSAIKQGKGGTGLRKLLSR from the coding sequence ATGGCGATTTCCGACGTCAAGGAATATGCCCACCTCACCGAGGCCGACGTCGAGGCGCTGGGCCATGAACTCGACGCGTTGCGTCGGGAGATCGAAGAGTCGCGCGGCGAGAAGGATGCGCGGTACATCCGCAACACCATCCGTTTCCAGCGCTCCCTCGAGGCCCTCGGCCGCACCACGATGCTCGCCAGCAACCACCGCGCCGCGTGGTGGGCCGGTAGCGCGATGCTCGGTGTCTCGAAGATCGTCGAGAACATGGAGCTCGGCCACAACGTCATGCACGGCCAGTGGGACTGGATGAACGACCCGGAGATCCATTCCACCTCGTGGGAATGGGACAACACCGGTCCGTCCGAGCACTGGAAGCAGACCCACAACTACATCCATCACAAGTACACCAACGTGCTGGGCATGGACGACGACGTGGGCTACGGCCTCATCCGCGTCACGCGTGACCGCAAGTGGGTCCCGTTCAATGCCGGCAACCTCGTGTACAACACGCTGCTGATGCTCCTGTTCGAGTACGGCGTGGCGGTACAGCATCTCGAGCTGGGCAAGGCCGTGAAAGGCCGTGTGCCCAAGGAGGAGACGCGACGCAAGCTGAAGGAGGTCGGCGACAAGGTCGGCCGCCAGATGCTGAAGGACTATGCGATCACGCCGGCCATCACGTCGCTGTCGCCCGCCGCGTCCTACCGGAAGACGTTGACCGCCAACATCATGGCGAACGTCATCCGTAACATCTGGACGAACGCCGTCATCTTCTGCGGTCACTTCCCGGACGGTGCGGAGAAGTTCACGCGCCACGACCTCCAGGACGAGACGCAGGGGCAGTGGTACCTCCGACAGATGTTGGGCAGCGCCAACTTCCACGCCGGACCGACCCTCGCCTTCATGTCAGGCAACCTCTGCTACCAGATCGAGCACCACGTGTTCCCCGATTTGCCGAGCAACCGGCTCGCCGCGATCAGTGTGCGGGTCCGCGAACTGTGCGAGAAGTACGACCTGCCGTACACCACAGGGCCTTTCCTCGCCCAGTACGGCAAGTCCTGGCGCACCATCGCGAAGCTGTCGCTCCCCGACAAGTACCTCAAGGCCACGGCGGACGACGCACCGGAGACGGCATCCGAGCGCAAGTTCGGGGGCAACGTCACCTCGACGGTCGACCCGGTGACCGGACGTCGTTCCGGTCTGCTGAGCGCGATAAAGCAGGGTAAGGGCGGCACGGGACTGCGAAAGCTGCTCTCGCGCTGA
- a CDS encoding ferredoxin reductase — translation MGIKDWLEAPAASVSSPRRPSLNVVRGAFARITTPLIPDDYLHLANPLWSARELRGRIVRIEKVTGDAATIVIKPGWGFDFDYRPGQYIGIGLHVDGRWHWRSYSLTSPPDWKDKQISIAVKAMPEGFLSSHLVGGVPSGTIVRLAAPKGNFALPEPPPAKILFVTAGSGITPVIGMLRSLDSRGHMPDVVHVHSAPTADDVMFASELAALDAKYDSVVSHVQHTRSDGKFDLGSLDEHYPDWRERQTWACGPAAMLDDIERVWREAGISENLHTERFEIVRTGAPSDGGTVTFSVSDRTVAVDGATTLLEAGEKAGVRMPFGCRMGICQTCVVPLTDGHVRDLRSGKEHAHGERIQTCISAAAGDCTLEL, via the coding sequence ATGGGAATCAAGGACTGGCTCGAAGCCCCGGCCGCGAGTGTGTCGTCCCCGCGGCGCCCGTCGCTGAACGTGGTGCGCGGTGCGTTCGCGCGCATCACCACGCCGTTGATTCCCGACGACTACCTGCACCTGGCAAATCCACTGTGGTCCGCGCGCGAATTGCGCGGCCGCATCGTGCGGATCGAGAAGGTGACCGGCGACGCCGCGACCATCGTCATCAAGCCCGGATGGGGCTTCGACTTCGACTACCGGCCGGGGCAGTACATCGGCATCGGCCTCCACGTCGACGGTCGGTGGCACTGGCGGTCGTACTCCCTGACGTCGCCGCCCGATTGGAAGGACAAGCAGATCTCCATCGCCGTCAAGGCGATGCCGGAAGGTTTCCTGTCCTCGCATCTCGTCGGCGGTGTGCCGTCGGGCACGATCGTGCGGCTCGCCGCGCCGAAGGGGAACTTCGCCCTTCCGGAGCCGCCGCCCGCCAAGATCCTGTTCGTCACGGCCGGCAGCGGCATCACACCGGTGATCGGCATGCTGCGCAGTCTCGACTCGCGCGGCCACATGCCCGACGTGGTGCACGTGCACTCGGCTCCCACGGCGGACGACGTGATGTTCGCCTCGGAGTTGGCGGCGCTCGACGCGAAGTACGACTCGGTCGTGTCCCACGTGCAGCACACCCGCTCGGACGGCAAGTTCGATCTGGGCTCGCTCGACGAGCACTACCCGGACTGGCGCGAGCGTCAGACGTGGGCGTGCGGTCCGGCGGCGATGCTCGACGACATCGAGAGGGTGTGGCGGGAGGCAGGCATCTCGGAGAACCTGCACACCGAGCGTTTCGAGATCGTGCGCACCGGCGCGCCGAGCGACGGCGGCACGGTCACGTTCTCCGTCTCCGACCGCACGGTGGCGGTGGACGGCGCCACCACGTTGTTGGAGGCCGGTGAGAAGGCCGGTGTGCGAATGCCTTTCGGCTGCCGCATGGGTATCTGCCAGACGTGCGTGGTGCCGCTGACCGACGGTCACGTCCGAGATCTGCGCTCGGGCAAGGAGCATGCGCACGGCGAGCGGATCCAGACGTGCATCTCCGCGGCTGCCGGGGACTGCACGCTCGAACTCTGA
- the secA gene encoding preprotein translocase subunit SecA, with product MPTLSLSKLLRVGEGRMVKRLKHIADHVSSLSPDVESLTDAELRAKTDEFTKRHQDGESLDELLPEAFAVAREASKRVLSQRHFDVQVMGGAALHFGNVAEMKTGEGKTLTCVLPAYLNALSGDGVHVVTVNDYLAKRDSEWMGRVHRFLGLSVDVILSGMTPAERRAAYAADITYGTNNEFGFDYLRDNMTHSLDDLVQRGHNFAVVDEVDSILIDEARTPLIISGPADASSKWYPEFARIAPMMKKDVHYEVDIKKRTVGVHEAGVEFVEDQLGIDNLYEAANSPLVSYLNNAIKAKELYQRDKDYIVRDGDVIIVDEFTGRILVGRRYNEGMHQAIEAKEKVEIKAENQTLATITLQNYFRLYDKLSGMTGTAETEAAELHQTYSLGVIPIPTNRPMVRVDNGDLIYKSEEAKFSAVVDDVVERHEKGQPVLIGTTSVERSEYLSKQFTKRGVAHNVLNAKFHEQEATIIAEAGRSGAVTVATNMAGRGTDVVLGGNPDIIADLALRGQGLDPVESPEEYEAAWEPTLEKVKDQVREDADKVRDAGGLYVLGTERHDSRRIDNQLRGRSGRQGDPGESRFYLSLGDELMRRFNGAALESIMTRLNLPDDVPIEAKMVSKAIKSAQTQVEQQNFEIRKNVLKYDEVMNQQRTVIYEERRRILRGEDMEGQVEQMITDVVTAYVDGATSEGYVEDWDLEQLWTALKTLYPVGVQHTDLAAENEFGEKGDLSRDDLREALLEDARAAYATREAEINEIAGEGGMRELERRVLLSVLDRKWREHLYEMDYLKEGIGLRAMAQRDPLVEYQREGYDMFTGMLDGLKEESVGFLFNLQVEAAAPSPAASAGLQVGAGLQSPVAARPAPAAQAAPAAQAAPAAPAQRRPEPTAESAPEPRPAAPAALRAKGLDDESTGRLTYSGPDETGGTSVRRAGSGSPTGESSSGTRRERREAARAGVKPVKRAPKAKRRK from the coding sequence GCTGAAGCACATCGCCGACCACGTGTCGTCCCTGTCGCCGGACGTCGAGTCCCTGACGGACGCCGAACTGCGTGCGAAGACCGACGAGTTCACGAAGCGGCACCAGGACGGCGAGAGCCTCGACGAACTGCTGCCCGAGGCGTTCGCGGTCGCCCGCGAGGCGTCCAAGCGGGTGCTGTCCCAGCGCCACTTCGACGTCCAGGTCATGGGCGGCGCCGCGCTGCACTTCGGCAACGTCGCCGAGATGAAGACCGGTGAGGGCAAGACCCTCACCTGCGTCCTCCCGGCGTACCTGAACGCGCTGTCCGGTGACGGCGTCCACGTCGTCACGGTCAACGACTACCTGGCCAAGCGTGACTCGGAGTGGATGGGCCGCGTTCACCGCTTCCTCGGACTGAGCGTGGACGTGATCCTCTCGGGCATGACGCCCGCCGAGCGGCGCGCCGCCTACGCGGCCGACATCACGTACGGCACCAACAACGAGTTCGGTTTCGACTACCTCCGCGACAACATGACGCACTCGCTGGACGACCTGGTCCAGCGCGGACACAACTTCGCCGTGGTGGACGAGGTGGACTCGATCCTCATCGACGAGGCCCGTACCCCGCTGATCATCTCGGGCCCCGCGGACGCGTCGTCGAAGTGGTACCCCGAGTTCGCCCGCATCGCCCCCATGATGAAGAAGGACGTCCACTACGAGGTGGACATCAAGAAGCGCACGGTGGGTGTGCACGAGGCGGGTGTCGAGTTCGTCGAGGACCAGCTGGGCATCGACAACCTGTACGAGGCCGCCAACTCGCCGCTGGTGAGCTACCTGAACAACGCCATCAAGGCGAAGGAGCTCTACCAGCGCGACAAGGACTACATCGTCCGAGACGGCGACGTCATCATCGTCGACGAGTTCACCGGCCGCATCCTGGTGGGGCGCCGCTACAACGAGGGCATGCACCAGGCCATCGAGGCCAAGGAGAAGGTGGAGATCAAGGCCGAGAACCAGACCCTCGCCACGATCACGCTGCAGAACTACTTCCGTCTGTACGACAAGCTCTCCGGCATGACCGGTACCGCCGAGACCGAGGCGGCCGAGCTGCACCAGACGTACTCGCTCGGTGTCATCCCCATTCCCACCAACCGCCCGATGGTGCGTGTGGACAACGGCGACCTCATCTACAAGAGCGAGGAAGCCAAGTTCAGTGCCGTCGTCGACGACGTCGTCGAGCGGCACGAGAAGGGTCAGCCGGTTCTGATCGGTACCACCAGTGTCGAGCGCTCGGAGTACCTGTCCAAGCAGTTCACCAAGCGCGGTGTCGCGCACAACGTGCTCAACGCCAAGTTCCACGAGCAGGAGGCGACCATCATCGCCGAGGCCGGCCGGTCCGGCGCGGTGACGGTGGCCACCAACATGGCGGGTCGAGGAACCGACGTGGTGCTCGGCGGCAACCCGGACATCATCGCGGACCTCGCGCTGCGCGGGCAGGGGCTCGATCCCGTCGAGTCGCCGGAGGAGTACGAGGCGGCGTGGGAGCCCACGCTGGAGAAGGTCAAGGACCAGGTCCGCGAGGATGCGGACAAAGTCCGCGACGCGGGCGGTCTCTACGTCCTCGGTACCGAGCGGCACGACTCGCGCCGTATCGACAACCAGTTGCGAGGACGCTCGGGTCGTCAGGGCGACCCGGGGGAGAGCCGGTTCTACCTGTCGCTCGGCGACGAGCTGATGCGCCGATTCAACGGTGCCGCTCTCGAGTCGATCATGACGCGACTCAACCTCCCGGACGACGTCCCGATCGAGGCCAAGATGGTCTCCAAGGCCATCAAGAGCGCGCAGACGCAGGTCGAGCAGCAGAACTTCGAGATCCGCAAGAACGTCCTCAAGTACGACGAGGTGATGAACCAGCAGCGCACCGTCATCTACGAGGAGCGTCGCCGCATCCTCCGCGGAGAGGACATGGAGGGCCAGGTCGAGCAGATGATCACCGACGTGGTCACCGCGTACGTCGACGGCGCCACCTCGGAGGGCTACGTCGAGGACTGGGACCTCGAACAGCTGTGGACCGCGCTGAAGACGCTCTACCCGGTGGGCGTGCAGCACACCGACCTCGCAGCGGAGAACGAGTTCGGCGAGAAGGGCGACCTGTCGCGGGACGACCTGCGCGAGGCGCTGCTCGAGGACGCCCGCGCGGCCTACGCCACGCGTGAGGCGGAGATCAACGAGATCGCGGGCGAGGGCGGTATGCGCGAGCTCGAACGACGGGTGCTGCTGTCCGTGCTCGACCGCAAGTGGCGTGAGCACCTGTACGAGATGGACTACCTCAAGGAGGGCATCGGTCTGCGCGCGATGGCGCAGCGCGATCCCCTCGTCGAGTACCAGCGCGAGGGCTACGACATGTTCACCGGCATGCTCGACGGGTTGAAGGAGGAGTCCGTCGGGTTCCTCTTCAACCTGCAGGTCGAGGCGGCGGCGCCGAGCCCCGCGGCCTCCGCGGGCCTGCAGGTGGGCGCGGGACTGCAGTCGCCCGTCGCAGCCCGACCGGCGCCGGCAGCGCAGGCCGCCCCCGCAGCGCAGGCCGCCCCCGCGGCGCCGGCGCAGCGTCGACCCGAACCCACTGCGGAATCGGCGCCCGAACCGCGGCCCGCCGCACCTGCTGCGCTGCGCGCCAAGGGGCTGGACGACGAGTCGACCGGTCGCCTGACGTATTCCGGTCCCGACGAGACGGGCGGCACCTCGGTCCGCCGCGCCGGGTCGGGGTCGCCGACGGGCGAGTCGAGCTCCGGCACTCGACGCGAGCGCCGCGAGGCGGCTCGGGCCGGGGTCAAGCCGGTCAAGCGCGCACCGAAGGCCAAGCGGCGCAAGTGA
- a CDS encoding WS/DGAT/MGAT family O-acyltransferase codes for MATRLTTQDASFYFLEASTTPMHVGSLAIFRLPRGGFSYDELLTLVESRLALVPRYRQKVREVAFGLARPVWVDDRDFDITYHIRRSALPKPGSTEQLHDLVARLTSRPLDRTRPLWEMYLVEGLARNRFAIFTKSHSSIVDGDKALEISQVILDATKAPTPMAEELWMPAREPSEKALVAGALAEMVSRPGEGVEAVRGAVGDVTRAAGEAVRAVGKFAAVVRTAAQTAPTSPLNTTISRNRRYSVAKTDLDDYRMVRSKFGGTVNDVVLTVVSGALRNWLLSRGEPIGPYTTVRAMVPLSVHAAATGTGDEGDVPPNEVESFLIDLPVGEPNAVVRLSHVSHATEAHLGQSRGVTASTLITLSGFAPATLHAMGARVGSSLSQRMFNIIVTNAPGPQFPLYAGGARMLEMYPVPPLVRNQALSIGLTSYDGNVYYGVNADRAAMPDIDVITTLLHEALEELVDAARDDKNVR; via the coding sequence TTGGCCACCAGACTCACCACTCAGGACGCGTCCTTCTACTTCCTGGAGGCCAGTACGACTCCCATGCACGTGGGGTCGCTCGCCATCTTCCGGCTCCCGCGCGGGGGTTTCAGTTACGACGAACTGCTCACCCTCGTCGAGAGCCGGCTCGCTCTCGTTCCGCGCTATCGCCAGAAGGTGCGCGAGGTGGCCTTCGGCCTGGCTCGCCCCGTGTGGGTCGACGACCGCGACTTCGACATCACGTACCACATCCGGCGTTCCGCGCTGCCCAAGCCGGGATCCACCGAACAGCTGCACGACCTGGTCGCGCGACTCACCTCACGCCCTCTCGATCGCACGCGTCCGCTGTGGGAGATGTACCTGGTCGAGGGTCTGGCACGGAACCGGTTCGCGATCTTCACCAAGTCGCACTCGTCGATCGTGGACGGCGACAAGGCACTCGAGATCAGTCAGGTCATCCTGGACGCCACCAAGGCTCCGACTCCGATGGCCGAGGAGCTGTGGATGCCCGCGCGGGAACCGTCGGAGAAGGCGCTGGTCGCCGGGGCGCTCGCCGAGATGGTGTCGCGGCCGGGGGAGGGCGTGGAGGCGGTGCGCGGAGCCGTCGGTGACGTCACCCGCGCCGCCGGCGAGGCGGTACGCGCCGTGGGCAAGTTCGCGGCGGTGGTCCGCACCGCGGCGCAGACGGCACCGACGAGTCCACTGAACACGACCATCTCCCGCAACCGCCGGTACTCGGTGGCCAAGACCGATCTCGACGACTACCGGATGGTGCGGTCGAAGTTCGGGGGGACGGTCAACGACGTCGTGCTCACGGTCGTGTCCGGTGCTCTGCGGAACTGGTTGCTCTCGCGCGGTGAGCCCATCGGCCCGTACACGACGGTGCGCGCGATGGTGCCCCTGTCGGTGCACGCGGCCGCCACGGGGACGGGCGACGAGGGCGACGTGCCGCCCAACGAGGTCGAGTCCTTCCTCATCGATCTGCCCGTGGGCGAACCGAACGCCGTGGTGCGGTTGTCCCACGTGTCGCACGCGACGGAGGCTCACCTGGGACAGAGTCGCGGTGTGACGGCGTCGACCCTCATCACGCTGTCCGGGTTCGCGCCGGCCACGCTGCACGCGATGGGTGCGCGCGTCGGGTCGAGCCTGTCGCAGCGCATGTTCAACATCATCGTCACCAACGCCCCCGGCCCCCAGTTCCCGCTCTACGCGGGCGGTGCACGCATGCTCGAGATGTATCCGGTGCCGCCGCTCGTGCGCAATCAGGCGCTCAGCATCGGCCTGACGTCGTACGACGGCAACGTCTACTACGGTGTGAACGCGGACCGGGCAGCGATGCCGGACATCGACGTGATCACCACGTTGCTGCACGAGGCACTCGAGGAACTGGTCGACGCGGCGCGCGACGACAAGAACGTCCGCTGA